A single Thermodesulfobacteriota bacterium DNA region contains:
- a CDS encoding HigA family addiction module antitoxin, giving the protein MATRDFPPIHPGEILRAEFLEPLGISQYRLAKDLGVAARRINDIVRGRRAITADTALRLGRYFNMEAQFWLNLQSHYDMEVALEALED; this is encoded by the coding sequence TTTCCTCCCATTCATCCCGGCGAGATTCTTCGGGCCGAGTTTCTCGAGCCATTGGGAATCAGCCAGTACCGGCTGGCGAAGGATCTCGGTGTCGCAGCCCGGCGCATCAACGATATTGTGCGCGGTCGTCGGGCTATCACCGCTGATACGGCCCTGCGCCTTGGCCGGTATTTCAACATGGAGGCGCAATTCTGGCTCAACCTCCAATCACACTATGATATGGAGGTTGCGCTGGAGGCCCTGGAGGATC